The genomic region TAGCCGACTCCCCAGACGGTGACAAGCTTCTCGCTCAGCGGCCCCAGCTTTTTGCGCAGCCGGGTGATCTGCGTATCAACGGTGCGGTCCAGGCCATCGTACTCGTAGCCCCAGATTTGCTCCAGTAAAAATTCGCGGCTGAAGGCCCGGCCTGGGTGGGAGGCCAGCAGGACCAGCAGATCAAACTCTTTCGGCGTCACATCAACCTCGTCGCCGTTGATCATGACGCTGTGCCTGGCGAGATCAATAGAGAGGGGGCCATGCACAATTGGCTCTGGCGCGGGAGGTAAGACGCCTGCTTCGGCGCGCTGCGCCTCCGACGCCGGGCTGTGAATGCGACTATCCAGGGCCACACGGCGCAGGATGGCGCGCACGCGCGCCAGCAGTTCGCGCATACCAAAGGGCTTGACGACGTAATCGTCAGCGCCGACCTCCAGCCCCAGCACGCGATCAACCTCCTCGGAACGAGCGGTCAGCATCAGAATCGGCATGAGATGGTTCTGGCGAATCTGGCGGCAGACAGCCAGCCCATCCAGGCCGGGAAGCATCCAATCGAGGATCACCAGTTGGGGCGGGTGTCTTTCCACCAGACTCAGGGCGTTCAGTCCATCGAACGCCTGATAGACAGTATGGCCCTCGGCCTCAAGCTGGGTGCGAATTAAGTTACAGAGGTCGTGCTCGTCCTCAACGACCAGAATCGTTGCCATCTTACGGCCCTCGCTTCTCCCA from Ktedonobacterales bacterium harbors:
- a CDS encoding response regulator transcription factor, with the protein product MATILVVEDEHDLCNLIRTQLEAEGHTVYQAFDGLNALSLVERHPPQLVILDWMLPGLDGLAVCRQIRQNHLMPILMLTARSEEVDRVLGLEVGADDYVVKPFGMRELLARVRAILRRVALDSRIHSPASEAQRAEAGVLPPAPEPIVHGPLSIDLARHSVMINGDEVDVTPKEFDLLVLLASHPGRAFSREFLLEQIWGYEYDGLDRTVDTQITRLRKKLGPLSEKLVTVWGVGYRFML